One window of Sinorhizobium fredii NGR234 genomic DNA carries:
- a CDS encoding 5-guanidino-2-oxopentanoate decarboxylase: MSVETKTVGEVLVDLLEANGVEVVFGIPGVHTVELYRGLAASKIRHVTPRHEQGAGFMADGYARVSGKPGVALVITGPGLTNTITAMAQARQDSIPMLVISGVNRRDSLGHGRGLLHELPDQQGMMKTLALYSHTLINPADLPLVVDRAFAVLLSGRPGPVHIEIPTDVMAERIESRGTKPAAATRPRSDGETLQRAAILCAEASRPVILCGGGALTAEAEVRGLAEQIGAPVVTTVNARGMLAGHPLRVPASPSLKAVRALLRDADLVLALGTEMGQTDYDLYADGGFPMLRNLIRTDIDAAQLARGPQAALSVLSGARAATAGILGFLPGHTAARDGASRADATRKAALKELTPKMRAEVGIIDLIYKALPDCTIVGDSTQAVYAGNLYCDAPRQRAWFNSATGYGSLGYAPPAAVGAAVADRARPVVCLVGDGGFQFSLAEIGSAVDAGARVIFLVWNNDGYREIESHMVEAGVTPEGVKPSAPDFLLTAGAYGVPAERLAKIGDLPRALADAASRSGPSLIEIHQEKTAGVGG; the protein is encoded by the coding sequence ATGAGTGTCGAAACGAAGACAGTCGGCGAGGTCCTCGTCGATCTGCTCGAGGCAAACGGCGTCGAAGTGGTGTTCGGCATTCCAGGCGTTCACACGGTCGAGCTTTATCGCGGCTTGGCAGCGTCGAAGATCCGCCACGTCACGCCGCGCCACGAGCAGGGCGCCGGCTTCATGGCCGACGGCTATGCGCGCGTCAGCGGCAAGCCGGGCGTGGCACTGGTCATCACCGGGCCGGGTCTCACCAACACGATCACGGCAATGGCGCAGGCGCGGCAGGATTCGATCCCGATGCTGGTCATTTCCGGCGTCAACCGGCGCGACTCGCTGGGGCACGGCCGCGGCCTGCTGCACGAATTGCCGGACCAGCAGGGAATGATGAAGACCCTGGCCCTCTATTCGCACACGCTGATCAATCCGGCCGACCTGCCGCTGGTCGTCGACCGCGCCTTTGCGGTGCTGCTTTCCGGCCGACCAGGGCCGGTGCATATCGAGATTCCGACCGATGTGATGGCCGAGCGGATCGAAAGCAGGGGGACAAAGCCGGCGGCGGCGACCCGGCCGCGCTCCGACGGCGAAACCTTGCAGAGAGCGGCGATCCTCTGCGCGGAAGCCTCGCGCCCCGTCATTCTCTGCGGTGGCGGCGCGCTGACGGCGGAGGCCGAAGTGCGCGGGCTTGCCGAGCAGATCGGCGCGCCGGTGGTCACGACCGTCAATGCCCGCGGCATGCTGGCCGGTCATCCCCTGCGCGTTCCGGCAAGCCCGAGCCTCAAGGCGGTCCGCGCCTTGCTGCGCGACGCCGATCTCGTGCTGGCGCTCGGCACGGAGATGGGCCAGACCGACTACGACCTTTATGCCGATGGCGGCTTTCCCATGCTCCGCAACCTAATCCGCACCGATATCGATGCCGCCCAATTGGCACGCGGGCCGCAGGCGGCGCTGTCGGTTCTTTCGGGGGCAAGGGCCGCGACGGCGGGCATTCTGGGTTTCCTGCCCGGCCATACGGCGGCCAGGGACGGCGCATCGCGGGCGGATGCGACGCGCAAGGCGGCACTGAAGGAATTGACGCCGAAGATGCGCGCCGAAGTCGGTATCATCGACCTGATCTACAAGGCGCTACCCGACTGCACGATCGTCGGCGATTCGACCCAGGCCGTCTATGCCGGCAACCTCTACTGCGATGCGCCGCGGCAGCGCGCCTGGTTCAACTCCGCCACCGGCTATGGTTCGCTCGGCTATGCCCCTCCGGCGGCGGTGGGCGCGGCGGTTGCCGACCGCGCGAGGCCGGTCGTCTGCCTTGTCGGCGACGGCGGCTTCCAGTTTTCGCTGGCCGAGATCGGCTCTGCGGTCGACGCCGGAGCGAGGGTGATCTTCCTCGTCTGGAACAATGACGGATACCGGGAGATCGAATCCCACATGGTCGAGGCCGGCGTCACGCCGGAAGGCGTGAAGCCCTCGGCGCCGGATTTCCTGTTGACCGCCGGGGCCTATGGCGTCCCGGCCGAGCGGTTGGCGAAGATCGGGGACCTGCCGCGTGCGCTGGCCGATGCCGCCTCGCGGTCGGGTCCGTCGCTGATCGAGATCCACCAGGAGAAAACCGCCGGTGTCGGCGGCTGA